The stretch of DNA GGTTTTTTTGTTCGAGGCGGGCTTTAATGTCAGCGAAGTAAATACGGCAATTTGTCCCTCGCAAATGACTACGGATAAGGGTCGTAAGGTTTACGGCAATGGTGTTGTGGCTGTCGGTTGTGCCTGCCATGGCATAGATTTTGCCATCAATGTATTCGTGTTTGACTGAGCTTGTTGATTCGAGTTCTAGGTATTGTTCTGCAGTGAGGGGATAGCTGTCTTTGAGGGCAATCATGGTGAGAGTTTTGTATAAAAGTTTATGGGTTATTAGGAAGGTTGTTATGCCACTGCGAAGTCTGTGATTTTCCGGCGTTCTGGGGTCTTAAAGGCTAAAACGATTTGCTGAGGTGAAACGCCAAGCTTAACGAGTTCGTTGGCAATTCCTTCTTCGGTGCCGTCGTTCTGAATCCAGAGTTTGTCATTGAGCAGATCGATATGAATCAAGCTGCCATAGATGCGTTGGTTTTTGTGCCAGCCGGTTTCGAGGAGGAGATAGTGGTTATTCGTTTCGTCGATGATCAGTTGTAGCTCGCTATCTGGGTCTTGTCCAAGAAAGTCGTAGTAGTCCTGCAAAACTTTGATGGCGGCTTGTTTGAGTTCGTTTAGGTCATCCATCGGGTTATCTCCTCTTGGTTAATGTCGAAGGTAACTAGGCGAATAATTTTGTCTTCCAGTAATACTTGTCCGGCTTCTTCTTCAAATATAGATTCTTGTACGTCGTCGGATACTGCTAAGTACAGTTTACGGTCTGGTTCGTAGCGTTGAAGCAGTCTTTCGTACAAAACGAATTGACCGACGGCTTCCTCTAGGTCTTTCATCTCGGAGGCACTACGGAAGCTTTTGACCTCGATAGCGATTTTCTGAATGTCTTTTTCTGCGGCAATGAGTTGTTCTGCGCCTAGGTCAATGTAGAGGTTTCTGCGGCGGGTAAGTTTGAGGCGGTAGGGGTCATGGGTGATCTTCCAGCCGTCTTTTTCTAGGGCTTTGCGGACTGTCTCATGGTAGTAATCACGGGCTGGCATAGGGATCTTAGATGAAAATTAAGAGAGGATATTAGGCGCGAGTTTGGTTACAGTTCACCGCGAAATGCTCTTTGCAGTAGCGAGTTAAAGAGATTTTCTGATTCTTGTAAATAACTTGATTGATTTTGAATACGCTTGACAATTGCTTTTTTGAAATTAAGATATCTATCTTGCTCTTTTAACGATGGCTGAATGATTTTAAAAGATTTAAGCCCTTGAGTATTTATGTTGTAATTACCAGCTGTTGTTCTTGCTTGTTTTATGACAACAGATCTATATGTTGGGAAGGAGATAATATCACGGATAAATGCAGCCCTTAAGGTTGAAGTCTCTTTTAATCTACCTCTTATTAAGTAAGAGGCATAGACGATCTCTTTTTGATTCTCCTCGAATAATGCACAGCGTCCAATATATTCAGGATTGCCATTAGACCTCACAAAGAGTAAATCATTTTTCTTTAGTAAGAGTTGTTGTCTATCCTTTTCTGAAATAGCTCCGAATTTTAAATTATCCCAAGATATTTTTTCTCCG from [Limnothrix rosea] IAM M-220 encodes:
- a CDS encoding XisI protein, whose product is MDDLNELKQAAIKVLQDYYDFLGQDPDSELQLIIDETNNHYLLLETGWHKNQRIYGSLIHIDLLNDKLWIQNDGTEEGIANELVKLGVSPQQIVLAFKTPERRKITDFAVA
- a CDS encoding XisH family protein, with product MPARDYYHETVRKALEKDGWKITHDPYRLKLTRRRNLYIDLGAEQLIAAEKDIQKIAIEVKSFRSASEMKDLEEAVGQFVLYERLLQRYEPDRKLYLAVSDDVQESIFEEEAGQVLLEDKIIRLVTFDINQEEITRWMT